The sequence TACAATGTAATCACATCGTACTCTTTCGTCAATAGTGAAATAGGCCCAACGTTCACGTCAACCGGCGCGCGCCGCTCTTGCGCGCGTCCGTGTTGGGCGTGCTGTTAGGGTGCCCTCGCTGCTCAGTGGGCTTGCCGACAATTGAAGGCGTCGACGCAAAGTCCCAGTTGTCTTCATACACCGAAGCCAGCGGTGCAGGGACGGCGATCGGGCGATCATTGGGAAGACCGATGCGAAATAGACGCCGGTCGCTGGTGCGGTGCGCCGGGTTGTCTTTGAGCCATAGTTGATGCTCGTCTCGCACGTATTTGGCAACGACGACACTCGGGACGATAAAAAATCGCAACGCGTACTTCGACAACTCAGTCCGGCTCGAATTGATGTGCACGAAGCAGTAGAACAGGTTCGGGTCAATGACGCCTTCGTGCTTGGCGCTCATCTGCCAATCGGTAACGAATGTTTCAAAGAGCCTTGAATCACTGTCGCGGGTGCGAGTCTCGAGGTTTGTCTTAACCTCGACTTCGTAACGTGCGCCCCTGCGGGGGTCGAGCACCAGGATGTCGATGTTCTTCGTATGACCCAGAGTCATGCCTGCGTCGTAGCCCCGCAGTGTCAATTGCGATAGGACGGCAAATTCTCCCGCGAGCCCTACTGAATTGGGTGGAATTCGCGCCATATTGAGTGCCCTAACAGATATTAGCCGACACTTCTTGGACGGGCTTTACGATATTGGTGCGTGCTATACCAACACGATACTCGTGACACACCCCTTGGAACATCCTTGAACAAAACGCTTGCACAGGAACCCCCTGTTGGATAGCCTGGTCGTCAGATATGGATGATACCCAACACCTCAGGCGTGGACCTGTTGCCCCCTCCAACGCGGTGTTAGCCCACCTCGTCATTGGGGGCGACGCAAGGCATGAGCGACATGCACTCGCGCTGAAGCACCGATACATCGTGTTCGACGATCGCCCACACGACAGCGTCATCCACGGTCGGGTACTCGTGGGTAAGCTGGTTGCGGAAGTCCACGATCCTCCGTGCCCGCGTGATTGCATCGAAGGCATCCGGTGCGACTCGGCCGAGTGCCGCGGCCGCCTCTCCGATGATGATGAACTCGCGCTCGACCGAAGAGCGGACGAGGCGATTGCTTTCATACCCGGCGAGATTAAGGTCTCGAACCGCGACGGTGATCGCGTCGCACGACTCGATGATGTCGGCCAAGTAGGCACGCGCATCACGCGGCATAAAGCATCTGCCTCGTACGCTCGATGTCGCGGGCGATGTACGGGTTTTTGATGGCCCCCACCATGACCAAGTCGATCTTCAGGCCTAATACGGTCCGGAGTTCTTCCAGCATGCCGAAGTAGGCCTCGACTCGAGCGTACGGCTCCATCGGCCCGAACTCGACCAACAGGTCCAGGTCGCTCTCATCCGGTTTGAAGTCATCATGCAAAGCCGAACCGAACGCGTACAGCCGTACCACACCATGGCGCACGCAGGCCGCAGCTATCGCTTGGCGATTGTTCTCGAGAACACCGATCATGACGTGTCTCCCACGTTCATCGTACCTACAGCGGGTGAGGCGCGCACCGGCCAGGAACGATCCGCGCCGAAGTCACTTCAGTGTGCGGCGTTGTCTCTACCCTCTGGTTCCCCCCCGATGGGGCTAACAGATATTAGCCGACACTCCTTGAATGGACTCTACGATATTGATGCATGTAAGGCAACACGATACTCATGACGCGCCAATTGGACAACTTTTGAACAAAACGCTTGCACAGGAAGCGACCGTTGGATAGCCTGTTCGTCAGATATTGATGATACCCAACAACTTAAGCGTGGACCAATCGCCCCCTTTAACCGAGATCCCCGGTGGCCAGCATGGTACTTGTAATTGGCCATGGGGTCTTTTCTTCAGGCGGAGACCAACGATCCGGCGGTTGCTGTGGCAGAGGTCGACCGGATGCTGGATGGGGCGGGCAGTCTCCGGTGGAGTACGTGGACGATATCCAGAGGACGTCGGCCGGGCAAGCACCCGTGCGTGGTTTGCTATGTCCCGCCAGTATAGTGTCCCATAAGTCCCTTTACAGTGATTGTCATTCTGGGCTTGACAAGCCTGCCCCGTACTTGATACGGGGGAATCCAGTCTTTCTGTGCTGGATTCCCGCTCCCCGCTTAAGGCATGCGGGGACAAGCTTCGCGGGAATGACGGCTTCGGTACAACGGAGGTGATAAACCGATGCGGACGGCGCTCACGATAGCAGGCTCCGATTCCGGGGGTGGAGCGGGGATCCAGGCTGATCTGAAGACCTTTGCCGCCTTGGGTATCTTCGGGACATCGGCGATTACGTCGGTCACTGCCCAGAACACGGTCGGTGTCCAGGGGGTGTACGATCTGCCGCCGGAGTTCGTCGGGCGCCAGATCGACTCGGTCCTGGAAGATATCCACATCGACGCGGCCAAGACCGGGATGCTTTCGAGCGCAGCGATCATAGAGGTGGTCGCGGAGAAGGTGAAGGCGTATGCGACCATGCGGCTGGTGGTCGATCCGGTGATGGTGGCCAAGGGTGGGGCGTCGTTACTTCGGCCTGATGCCGTGAAGGCGCTCGTCGAGCGTCTGCTGCCCCTTGCCCTTGTTCTCACGCCGAATGTGCCGGAGGCTGAGGCGCTCACAGGGCTGACGATCACCGAGCTCAATGGGATGCGTCAGGCGGCGCGGCAGATCCACGGCCTCGGCCCGAGGTACGTTGTCCTCAAGGGGGGCCACCTTGGCGGTCGCGCGATCGATCTCCTGTTCGACGGAAGTCACTTCACGGAGTTGGATGCCGAGCGGATCGATACGCCGCACACCCACGGGACCGGATGCGTCTTCTCTGCGGCCATCACCGCGGAGCTGGCCAAGGGCAGTCCGGTTCCAGAGGCAGTTGCCATCGCCAAGCGCTTCATCACGGCTGCAATCCACTATGGGTTTCGGCTTGGCAAGGGATTCGGTCCGACCGATCCGATGGCGGCCGCAAGGAGCCTCACGCCATAAGAACAGGGTAGAGGGTTTAGGGTATATTGAATCATGCGCAACCGGACTCTGCAACGATGGGACGTCTCACCGCAAGAGGCCATAGCGATCCAGCTCACACTGCGTTCCCATCTTTGTCTGCACGGTACAGGATCTTTTGCCACAGTCGCAGGGGTAGATATCGCGTATGATGAGACCACAAAGTTGATGTACCCTTCATAGGGTGTGGGGGATAGGGTCTAGGGTAAAGTGAGAGCGTAAAGGAGGGGGCAACATGGAGTTGGGGTTGCGTGGGAAGGTTGTGATGGTGACCGGCGGAAGCCGAGGGATCGGCAGGGCGATCGCCCTGGGTTGTGCCGAGGAGGGGTGCCGGCTCAGTATCTGTGGTCGAGGCCTTATAACACTGGAAGAGGTGGCCGAGACGATCAAAGCCTACGGGGTCGAACTCCTCACGGTGTCCGCCGACCTCACCGACCCTCATGGGGCCGAGCGCTTTGTGCAGGCGACGCTCGAGCGGTATGGCCGGATCGATGTGCTGGTGAACAATGTCGGCGGGTCACGCCGCGGGGAGCTGGAGGCCCTCTCGGAGGAGGATTGGCGAGAGGTGTACGATCTGAACTTCTTCTCGACGCTACGGATGGTCCGGCTGGTGGTGCCGGTGATGAAGCGGCAGGGCGGAGGCCGGATCATCAACATCGCCTCGATCTGGGGGCGAGAGTCGGGAGGGGCGATGACCTACAACGCGTCTAAGGCGGCGGTGATCAGCCTCTCCAAGTCACTCGCCAGGGAGCTGGCCCCTCACAATATCCTGGTCAACAGTGTGGCGCCTGGCTCGACACTCTTTCCGGGTGGCTCGTGGGACAAGCGGCAGCGCGAGAACCCGAGCCAGATGGCCCAGTTTATCAAGGACGAGCTTCCGCTTGGCCGATTCGGCCGTCCCGAGGAGGTCGCAGCCGTAGTGGTCTTTCTGGCGTCCCAAAAGGCGAGCTTAGTGACCGGAGCGTGCGTTACGGTCGATGGCTGTCAGTCGCGGTCGCTTATCTAACCGGTCGCATCGGGTGGGCTAGAGGATGGCTTGATGTTCCAGATCTCCCGGGCGTACTCAGCGATGGCGCGGTCGCTGGAGAATTTGCCCGTCCTGGCAACGTTTAAGATGGCCTTGCATGTCCAGCCCACGGGGTCTTTGAACGCTTGAGCCACCCGTTCCTGGGTCTCGATATACGACTCCAGATCGGCCAAGTGGAAGTATGGGTCCCCCCGGTCCAGGACCGACTCATAAATCCAGCGAAACCGGCTTGGCTCATCCGGGCAAAACAGGCCGGACGCAAACGTGTCCATGAGCCGTCGTATATCGGGGTTGCGATGATAGTAGGTTCGAGGATGATACGACCCTCCCGCACGCATCTGCCGGATCTCTTCGACCTGTAATCCGAAGAGAAAGATATTCTCCTGACCCACCTCATCCATGATCTCTATCGTGGCCCCATCATGAGTGCCGATGGTGAGCGCCCCATTCATCGCGAACTTCATGTTCCCCGTGCCTGAAGCTTCCGTCCCAGCCATGGAAATCTGCTCGCTCACATCCGTAGCGGGGACGATCTGCTCCGCCAGAGAGACTCGATAGTCGGGCAGGAAGACCACTTTGATCAACCCCTGCACCCGGGGATCGGCATTGATAACCTGGCCCACGCTGGTGATTAATTTGATGATCTGTTTCGCCGCCCAATACCCCGGCGCCGCCTTACCGGCAAAGATGTATACGCGAGGTACCGGCGGCGTTATCCCGTCTTGGATCATGCGCAGATACTGGTGGATGATCTGCATGACGTTGAGCAATTGCCGTTTGTACTCGTGGATCCGTTTGACGTGAACATCAAACAGCGCATCCGGACTGACGGCCACTCGACAGCGGTCATAGATGATCTGAGTGAGGAGCGTCTTGCTGGATCGCCTCACCATCATGAATGCTTGTTGGAAATCCGGATCCTGCGCATAAGGTTCCAAAGCCCTGAGCTTGCCAAGGTCAGTAATCCAATCGCTCCCAATGGTGCTGGTAATGAGATCGGCTAACAGCGGATTGGCTTGAAGCAACCAGCGTCGCGGCGTGACCCCATTTGTCTTCGTGTTAAATTTCTCCGGCCAGAGTTGATAGAAATCTGGCACCAAGGAGGTTTTCACTATTTGGGTGTGGAGAGCCGACACCCCATTTGTAGAATGGCTGCCGACAAGCGCCAGGTTCACCATGCGCACAGCTTTCTGCTCCCCTTCCTCAATCAGGGACATGCGTCGCAATCGCTCGTGGTCATCTGGCCACACGGAGGCCACCTGCGCGAGGAACCGGTGGTTGACCTCATAAATGATCTGAAGATGCCGTGGCAAGACGTACTCTAATAGCGAGACCGACCACTTCTCTAACGCTTCAGGCATCAAGGTGTGATTGGTATACGACAGTGTGGCCTGAGTCGTCTCCCAGGCTTTCTCCCATGGTTGGGCATGTTCGTCGACCAGAATGCGCATCAATTCTGCGACGGCCAGGGCTGGATGGGTATCGTTGAGGTGAATGGCGACCTTGGAGGCGAACTGGTCAAAGGTGGCATGACTCTTTTCATAGCGCCTGACAATGTCTCGAAGGGTGCATGCCACAAGTAGGTATTCTTGAACCAGTCGCAGTTCCCGACCCGCTTCGACCAAGTCAGAGGGGTAGAGGACCTTTGAGATGGTCTCCGAGGCGATCTGCTGCTCGACCGCTTTCAAGTAGTCCCCCTCATTAAAGATCTGCATATCAAATTCCGCGGACGATCGCGCCGAGTACACTCGCAGCACATTCACCGTCTGGCCACCGAACCCCACGATCGGCATGTCGTGCGGAACGCCGACGATGATCTTCCAATCCATCCACATGGGGTTGTATTGGCCTGCGCGGTCGATGCCGTGTTCGATGCGACCGTATAGGGGAACGATGCAGGCCTCATCGGGACGCTCAATCTGCCAGGGGCTTCCGTGGATCAGCCAGTTGTCCGGTTTTTCCTTCTGGTACCCATTGTCAATGTCCTGTTTGAACAAGCCATACTCATAGTTAAGTCCGTATCCGTACCCCGGCATACCCATGGTGGCTAGGGAGTCCAGAAAACACGCCGCCAAGCGACCGAGCCCGCCATTTCCCAGGGCGGCCTCACATTCACCTTCCATCACCTCCTCAAAATCAACGCCCATCTTGCGCAGCGCATCTCGGCAAAGATCGAGCATCCGCAGATTGCTCAGGTTATTTTTCAAGGACCGACCCAGGAGATACTCCATAGAGAGATAATGCACGCGCTTGGGATCGGTCTGTTGATACCGATCCTCGGTCTCCAACATTCTGTCGATGAGGGCGTCTCGAACAGCTAACGCGACAGCCGTAAAAAGTTCGCGACCGGAACAGAGCCCCCACCTTTTGCCCAACGAGTACCGGGCATGATAGCGGATAGTATCTAGAAAGGCAGGTACGGTAAGGGCCACATCGCTATGCTTTTTAGATGTCAGCCGCGCTTGCTGCTCAGGCCTTCTGTTCGACATCGGTCACCCTTTCAATGGTCCGTCTTTGGCTTGACACGGTCCGAAAAACCTGGTCAAGGTCAGGATATTTTTCCCCTCGCAGGTGGTATACGTCACATCGTCCATCGTTGCCTTGATAATCGCGAGCCCCAACCCCCCTTCTGGAATACTGCTCAGGCGACACGGATCGAAATCGAAGGGTGATGCCGCCTGAGGCTTGAGGTGCTTCGGATCCATGGCCATTCCCGTGTCACAGATCTGAAGGGTCAGGTGGTCGGGATACTGCCAGAAGAGTACCTCCACCTCATGTCCTGCCTCATTGCCGTAGGCGTGCAAGATGGCATTGTTGACAGCCTCGACAACACACAGCGCGATCCGGTGTGATTCGACATCGGACAGTGGGATGAGGGAGCAAAACCGCTCTACCGCCTGACCGATAAGCGGCACATTCTGCAGATCGCTGGTGATGGCTAGTGTGATCCGTTTTCCGCTCAACTTGCCCAATCCTTGTTTAGCAGCCTAAGGCTGATATGGCCTGCTGCTCATTGCCAAAGACCTGAAACACCCGGTCCATCCTAGTGAGCCGGAACATGGTCATGGTGGTTTCCTGCAATCCGCATACGACCAGATCCCCTTGTCCCCCCATGCGTTTCAGGCTCGAGACGATCGCCCCCAACCCACTGCTGTCGATGAACTCAACCCTGGAGAGGTCCAGCACGATCTTCGTATTCCCCGAAGCGATCAGTTCGGCCATCCGCTCCTTAAAATCAGTCGCGACCCTGGCATCCAGTCGATCCTCTAGCGGCGCAACCACCAAGGCCTCGCCTGCTCTCCGCTGCTCAAGCTGCATCGCATGTGCTCCTTTGCCTATACCTGCCCCCGGACCTGAACTGTTACAGCCGCAAGGTACGCTGCCAGCCGCTCGCACAGTGTCGTGATGGCCTTCCGATCGCCCCGCACACTCGCCTCCTCGATCCCCCGTCCTATCTCGCTGATCTCTGCGAACCCATAGCCGCCACCGGTCCCTTTCATCGTGTGGCCTAACCGCGTGAGCTCCTCATGGTTGCCTTCCTGGACCAGCCGCGTGATCGTCTCAACATCCCGTCGCCGATTCTCTAAAAACTCCGGGATCAGGTCTGCCAGTTCTTCGTCAACAAAGACAACAGTCGTCTGTTCCCCCATTTTCACCTCCCTCCGAAAATCCCACTTATCAAATACCACCGTGGCCCCCCTTTGCTAAAAGGGGGGGTGGGGGGTTTTCGTAATCGGCCAGATAGCGGGCCACCGTCGCAAGCAGGAGATCCTTCTTCAGCGGCTTCGTGAGGTAGTCATCCATTCCTAGCTGGAGACACTGCTCTCGATACCCCGCGATTGCATGCGCTGTCAACGCGATAATGGGCGTCCGTCCTACGTTATGCTCGCGTTCCCATGCCCTGATGGTTCGAGTGGCCTCAAACCCGTCCATTTCCGGCATCTGCACGTCCATCAGAATGAGATCATAGCGGGCCTGCCGCACGGCGCTCACTGCTGCTACCCCATTTCCCGCAATGACGACCCAGTACCCAGCCTTCTCCAGAATCCTTCTCACCAGGTTCTGATTGTCCACGTTGTCCTCGACCAGCAGGATGTGTTGCTGGATGGTGGGGCGCATTGCCTTCGGGATCGCCGGCTCAGCGAGTGTCACCGCTTCCTCCGGTCTTCGTAGCAGCCCCATCAACATATCGAAGAGCTTCGACTGTTTGACCGGCTTGGTCAGGACCACCGTAATCCCCAGTTCCTCCCTTACGCCGGCGAGCAGCCCCTCCCAGGACGAGAGCATCACCAACTTGATCCCCTGGAGCTTTGGATCGTGCCGGATGGCTCGTGCCACGTCTACCCCATCCATGTCCGGCATCTGATGATCCAGGATGACGACCTGAAAGTGCGTGTGCGACGTACGCAATAACGCCAAGGCCTCCTCCCCCCCGGATGCTTCCCCTACGGAGGTGCCCCACGCTTGCAGCGTCCTGCGCAGGATCAGGCGATTGGTCGGATTGTCGTCCACCACCAACACCGCCACGTCGCGCAGATCGGGATAGACCTCGCCCTCCACCCGCAGTATCTCAGCTTCAGGCTCCGCCAAGGATACCGCAAAATCACAATGGAAGGTGGACCCCTTTCCGATCTCGCTCTGCACCCATATCCGCCCGCCCATTAGCTCGACCAGGGACTTTGAGATACTCAACCCCAATCCGCTTCCCCCGAATCGCCGCGTCGTGGTGGAATCCGCCTGAGCGAATGGGTCAAAGATCCTGGCTTGTTGATGCGTGGGAATGCCGATCCCGGTATCGGCCACCGAAACATGGAGCCCAACTCGTCCAGGCGCGGCGGCAGCGGCCTGCTCAACTTGAATGGCTACCTCCCCGCGCTCCGTGAACTTGATGGCATTGCCCACGAGGTTCACCAACACCTGCCTCAGGCGAGTGGGGTCGCCGAGCACTCGAGATGGCAGCACCGGATCCACATAGCACGTCAGCTCTAGCCCCTTTTTCTGGGCCCGGATGCTCAGGACCTCGGCCACACCTTCCACGACTTCACGCAGGTGAAAGCCCACATCCTCAATGACCATCTGGCCCGCCTCAATCTTGGAGATATCGAGAATATCGTTAATGACCGTCAGCAGCGCTTCAGAGGACGACAGCACGACCTGCAAGAACTCTCGTTGCTCCGCAGTAAGCGCGGTGTCGAGGGTGAGCTCCGTCATACCAATGACGGCGTTGAGCGGGGTCCGAATCTCGTGGCTCATCATGGCCAAGAACTCACTCTTGGCGCGGTTGGCCGTTTCGGCGGCGGACTTCGCCTGTTGGAGCTCTATCTCCGCCCGCTTGCGCTCTTCAACCTCTCGTCTCAGCTCTTCGGCATGACGTTGCACTGAGTTGTACATGCGGCTATGCTCAATGACAATGGCCACCTGGTCAGCCAGAGGGAGCAGACGCTCAATGTCTCGTGCGGAGTACGTCCCGGCCGTCAAACTATCGAGGAAGAAGACCCCCACTGCCCTCCCTCCAACCAGAAGCGGGAGCTCAATGGAGGACCGGACGCCCTCCTGCACCATATACATCTCATCGTGGAACCTGGCCTCCTTTACCATGTCGCGCACAAGTCGAGGCTCCCTCTGGGTGAGCATCCACTCGATCGCCGTGTCGTTCGTCTTTGGCCAGCTCTGTCCCTGGTAGGCGGCGAGTGGGGGGTTCGCCACGGAGTAGGCCACCCGGAGCTGGTCGACTTCCGGGACGATCACCCCCAGCCGGTCATACGGGACGTAGGACTCCACCGCCTGGGCAAACGTCCCAAAGACCTCGTTGAGTTCGAGCGATCGGTTCAGCAGTCGGCCCAGCGTGAAGAGCGCCTCCCACCGCGCGGCGTGGTCCTTCGTCGTCTCATACAATTCGGCGAGATCGGCGTGGGCGGCTCCTAGGTCAGCGTCTGCCTGCTTGCGGGCGGTGACGTCCTGTTTGACCGCGATGTAGTGGGTGATCTGACCTCGGCTGTCTCGGACGGGGGCGATGGCCTGCTCCTCGGTGTAGAGGCCCCCATCCTTACGCCGATTAATTATCTCCCCGTGCCAGACCTGTCCGGCGAGAATCGTTGCCCAGATCTGCTGGTAGAACGCGGTGTCGTGCTGGTCTGACTTGAGGAAACGCGAATTTCGGCCGAGCATCTCTTGGGCTGTGTAGCCGGTGAGCTGGGTGACGGCGGAATTGACCCAGGTGATCGTTCCCTCTCGGTCAGTGATCATGATGCCGTTGGCCGCCGCCTCCAATGCAGTGTGTTGCAGGTGCAGTTGAGCTTCTGCCTGCTTACGGGCGGTGATGTCGCGGATCGCGCTCATGGCGATACCGCCATCTTTGGTGGGATAGTGACTCAGCTTGATGTCAACGGGAAACTCACGCCCATCCTTGCGCACGGCGTATAATTCCAGACCCACCCCCATGGGTCGCGTCACAGGGGTGGTGGTGTAGGTAGCGCGATGCTCTGTGTGCTGGCTGCGGAGACGCTCTGGCACCAGCATCTCAACTGGTGCGCCCAGCAACTCTTGCTGCGCATAGCCGAATATCCTCTCCGCTTCTTCATTTGCGAGCACGATGCGTCCTGCCTTGTTGACGAGCAGTATGGCGTCCGGCGCAGCATTCACCAGCCCGCGAAACTTGTCCTCGCTTTCGGTAAGGGCGTCGAGCATCTCATTCAGAGAACTGGCCAGACGGCCAAGCTCATCGGCAGCCAAGACCGGGGCGTACGCCGTCGCCTCACCCGCCGTGCGGGCATCCATGGTTGCACGAATGGTACTGACCGGACGTAGGATCAGCCGCTGGAGCAGCGTCCAGGCGAACAACAGGGTCAGCAGGATGACCGTGAACAGGATG is a genomic window of Candidatus Methylomirabilis limnetica containing:
- the thiD gene encoding bifunctional hydroxymethylpyrimidine kinase/phosphomethylpyrimidine kinase — protein: MRTALTIAGSDSGGGAGIQADLKTFAALGIFGTSAITSVTAQNTVGVQGVYDLPPEFVGRQIDSVLEDIHIDAAKTGMLSSAAIIEVVAEKVKAYATMRLVVDPVMVAKGGASLLRPDAVKALVERLLPLALVLTPNVPEAEALTGLTITELNGMRQAARQIHGLGPRYVVLKGGHLGGRAIDLLFDGSHFTELDAERIDTPHTHGTGCVFSAAITAELAKGSPVPEAVAIAKRFITAAIHYGFRLGKGFGPTDPMAAARSLTP
- a CDS encoding response regulator, which codes for MQLNSPPSPFRSLETKIVIPLLVISALLVALSMWVTQRLFAERLEEQAAYRVHHLASAVKAVARIAGEPTELMRIVHALGEEPDVTFIVVASGETLRVLAATKQAWIGRSISDLPEKDATQHLTNTMATQQEHLHFHTETSEFELILPFDLDGAGASPRDRADRAVMVRLDAHPIERQVSRAMWQVRAILFTVILLTLLFAWTLLQRLILRPVSTIRATMDARTAGEATAYAPVLAADELGRLASSLNEMLDALTESEDKFRGLVNAAPDAILLVNKAGRIVLANEEAERIFGYAQQELLGAPVEMLVPERLRSQHTEHRATYTTTPVTRPMGVGLELYAVRKDGREFPVDIKLSHYPTKDGGIAMSAIRDITARKQAEAQLHLQHTALEAAANGIMITDREGTITWVNSAVTQLTGYTAQEMLGRNSRFLKSDQHDTAFYQQIWATILAGQVWHGEIINRRKDGGLYTEEQAIAPVRDSRGQITHYIAVKQDVTARKQADADLGAAHADLAELYETTKDHAARWEALFTLGRLLNRSLELNEVFGTFAQAVESYVPYDRLGVIVPEVDQLRVAYSVANPPLAAYQGQSWPKTNDTAIEWMLTQREPRLVRDMVKEARFHDEMYMVQEGVRSSIELPLLVGGRAVGVFFLDSLTAGTYSARDIERLLPLADQVAIVIEHSRMYNSVQRHAEELRREVEERKRAEIELQQAKSAAETANRAKSEFLAMMSHEIRTPLNAVIGMTELTLDTALTAEQREFLQVVLSSSEALLTVINDILDISKIEAGQMVIEDVGFHLREVVEGVAEVLSIRAQKKGLELTCYVDPVLPSRVLGDPTRLRQVLVNLVGNAIKFTERGEVAIQVEQAAAAAPGRVGLHVSVADTGIGIPTHQQARIFDPFAQADSTTTRRFGGSGLGLSISKSLVELMGGRIWVQSEIGKGSTFHCDFAVSLAEPEAEILRVEGEVYPDLRDVAVLVVDDNPTNRLILRRTLQAWGTSVGEASGGEEALALLRTSHTHFQVVILDHQMPDMDGVDVARAIRHDPKLQGIKLVMLSSWEGLLAGVREELGITVVLTKPVKQSKLFDMLMGLLRRPEEAVTLAEPAIPKAMRPTIQQHILLVEDNVDNQNLVRRILEKAGYWVVIAGNGVAAVSAVRQARYDLILMDVQMPEMDGFEATRTIRAWEREHNVGRTPIIALTAHAIAGYREQCLQLGMDDYLTKPLKKDLLLATVARYLADYENPPPPLLAKGGHGGI
- a CDS encoding nucleotidyltransferase family protein — encoded protein: MIGVLENNRQAIAAACVRHGVVRLYAFGSALHDDFKPDESDLDLLVEFGPMEPYARVEAYFGMLEELRTVLGLKIDLVMVGAIKNPYIARDIERTRQMLYAA
- a CDS encoding Hpt domain-containing protein, which encodes MGEQTTVVFVDEELADLIPEFLENRRRDVETITRLVQEGNHEELTRLGHTMKGTGGGYGFAEISEIGRGIEEASVRGDRKAITTLCERLAAYLAAVTVQVRGQV
- a CDS encoding glycogen/starch/alpha-glucan phosphorylase, which translates into the protein MSNRRPEQQARLTSKKHSDVALTVPAFLDTIRYHARYSLGKRWGLCSGRELFTAVALAVRDALIDRMLETEDRYQQTDPKRVHYLSMEYLLGRSLKNNLSNLRMLDLCRDALRKMGVDFEEVMEGECEAALGNGGLGRLAACFLDSLATMGMPGYGYGLNYEYGLFKQDIDNGYQKEKPDNWLIHGSPWQIERPDEACIVPLYGRIEHGIDRAGQYNPMWMDWKIIVGVPHDMPIVGFGGQTVNVLRVYSARSSAEFDMQIFNEGDYLKAVEQQIASETISKVLYPSDLVEAGRELRLVQEYLLVACTLRDIVRRYEKSHATFDQFASKVAIHLNDTHPALAVAELMRILVDEHAQPWEKAWETTQATLSYTNHTLMPEALEKWSVSLLEYVLPRHLQIIYEVNHRFLAQVASVWPDDHERLRRMSLIEEGEQKAVRMVNLALVGSHSTNGVSALHTQIVKTSLVPDFYQLWPEKFNTKTNGVTPRRWLLQANPLLADLITSTIGSDWITDLGKLRALEPYAQDPDFQQAFMMVRRSSKTLLTQIIYDRCRVAVSPDALFDVHVKRIHEYKRQLLNVMQIIHQYLRMIQDGITPPVPRVYIFAGKAAPGYWAAKQIIKLITSVGQVINADPRVQGLIKVVFLPDYRVSLAEQIVPATDVSEQISMAGTEASGTGNMKFAMNGALTIGTHDGATIEIMDEVGQENIFLFGLQVEEIRQMRAGGSYHPRTYYHRNPDIRRLMDTFASGLFCPDEPSRFRWIYESVLDRGDPYFHLADLESYIETQERVAQAFKDPVGWTCKAILNVARTGKFSSDRAIAEYAREIWNIKPSSSPPDATG
- a CDS encoding SDR family NAD(P)-dependent oxidoreductase yields the protein MELGLRGKVVMVTGGSRGIGRAIALGCAEEGCRLSICGRGLITLEEVAETIKAYGVELLTVSADLTDPHGAERFVQATLERYGRIDVLVNNVGGSRRGELEALSEEDWREVYDLNFFSTLRMVRLVVPVMKRQGGGRIINIASIWGRESGGAMTYNASKAAVISLSKSLARELAPHNILVNSVAPGSTLFPGGSWDKRQRENPSQMAQFIKDELPLGRFGRPEEVAAVVVFLASQKASLVTGACVTVDGCQSRSLI
- a CDS encoding STAS domain-containing protein translates to MQLEQRRAGEALVVAPLEDRLDARVATDFKERMAELIASGNTKIVLDLSRVEFIDSSGLGAIVSSLKRMGGQGDLVVCGLQETTMTMFRLTRMDRVFQVFGNEQQAISALGC
- a CDS encoding HepT-like ribonuclease domain-containing protein — translated: MPRDARAYLADIIESCDAITVAVRDLNLAGYESNRLVRSSVEREFIIIGEAAAALGRVAPDAFDAITRARRIVDFRNQLTHEYPTVDDAVVWAIVEHDVSVLQRECMSLMPCVAPNDEVG
- a CDS encoding ATP-binding protein, producing the protein MSGKRITLAITSDLQNVPLIGQAVERFCSLIPLSDVESHRIALCVVEAVNNAILHAYGNEAGHEVEVLFWQYPDHLTLQICDTGMAMDPKHLKPQAASPFDFDPCRLSSIPEGGLGLAIIKATMDDVTYTTCEGKNILTLTRFFGPCQAKDGPLKG